Proteins encoded in a region of the Coffea eugenioides isolate CCC68of chromosome 4, Ceug_1.0, whole genome shotgun sequence genome:
- the LOC113767471 gene encoding uncharacterized protein LOC113767471 translates to MVNNLRSFNTAKEMWDHLKRVYHQDNTARRFQLELEISTCSQGNLSIEQYYSGFLNLWSEYSGIIYSKVPSEALAGIQAVHEDSKRDQFLMKLRPEFEAIRAGLLNRNPVPSLDVCLGDLLREEQRMATQTIIGTSKEISEVVNIAYAAQGKNRGKGQVQCYSCKELGHIARNCGKKFCNYCKQTGHIIKDCPTRPENRRVQAFQGAVQDSNTIGSTSTATTLTPEMVQQMILSAFSTLGLQGQGPGVGEGDREGA, encoded by the exons ATGGTGAACAATTTACGCTCCTTTAATACAGCAAAGGAGATGTGGGATCATTTGAAGCGTGTATATCATCAAGATAATACAGCAAGAAGATTTCAGCTTGAATTGGAAATTAGTACATGTAGCCAAGGTAATCTCTCTATTGAGCAGTATTATTCTGGATTTCTTAATTTATGGAGTGAATACTCTGGTATAATCTATTCTAAGGTACCAAGCGAAGCCTTAGCCGGTATTCAAGCGGTTCACGAAGATAGTAAGCGTGACCAGTTTCTAATGAAACTGAGGCCTGAATTTGAGGCGATTAGAGCTGGATTGTTAAATAGAAACCCAGTTCCTTCTTTAGACGTATGTCTTGGTGACTTGTTGCGAGAAGAACAGAGAATGGCTACACAAACTATCATAGGTACATCAAAGGAGATATCTGAAGTTGTCAATATTGCCTATGCTGCTCAAGGGAAGAATCGCGGAAAGGGACAAGTACAGTGCTATAGTTGCAAGGAACTTGGGCATATTGCACGCAATTGTGGAAAGAAATTTTGCAATTATTGTAAGCAAACTGGACACATTATCAAGGACTGTCCTACACGCCCTGAGAATCGAAGAGTCCAAGCCTTTCAAGGTGCTGTCCAAGACTCTAACACTATTGGTTCTACATCCACAGCCACAACACTTACTCCAGAAATGGTTCAACAAATGATTCTTTCAGCATTTTCTACTCTTGGACTTCAAGGTCAAG GACCAGGTGTCGGGGAAGGTGATCGCGAAGGGGCCTAA